The following proteins come from a genomic window of Macadamia integrifolia cultivar HAES 741 chromosome 14, SCU_Mint_v3, whole genome shotgun sequence:
- the LOC122061733 gene encoding probable LRR receptor-like serine/threonine-protein kinase At3g47570 yields the protein MSGDGLQRAATEVCAASSYVQETLIELHGEASNYLSGSILDSLGQLTRLTFLAVPGNNLSGTIPPTIYNLSSLGVFDIRDNQFQGRLPPNLGFSLPNLRFLSVWGNQFHGPIPISLSNLSKLEILTIDENSFTGTVGIHFGGLSKLTGLSLATNHLGSGGADDLNFVKTMTNCSGLELLFLGYNQFGGVLPNSMANLSTQLTQLSLEMNKIYGDIPVGMGNLVRLQYLGLSGNLLEGSIPTSIGRLQMLDLLYLDGNRFTGPIPSSLGNLTVLYELYLRDNRLQGKIPSSLGKCKSLLRLDLSNNSFSGIIPREIFDLSTLIELYLSTNSFFGSLPSEVGQLTNLGILDLSKNMLSGEIPNTLGACIILEHLSMEGNLFQGSIPLSLNSLRGLQDLDLSHNNLSGFIPKYLDTFKFLQNLNLSFNHFEGELSVDGVFGNSSEVSVIGNNMLCGGIPELHLPACQTQKSKEGRHHVFKLIVIICGCGGSLCLIIVTIFFIIYPIRKKKKESTLVLIEGHHSKISYAQLLKATDGFSSANLIGVGSFGSVYKGVFNHGETIVAVKVLTIRQRGTSKSFIAECESLRNIRHRNIVRILTCCSSIDFEGNDFKALVYEFMPGGNLENWLHPHANGIQDEQRHLNLVQRLNIAIDMATELDYLHHHCHMQIIHCDLKPSNILLDGDLTAYLGDFGISRILSKTTSRSQNHTSSVGIKGSIGYIAPEYGAGAHVSSHGDVYSYGILLLDIFTGMRPTHEMFKDNFNLHCWAEMALHDGVMAVVDSSLLPIEEDKEESSTIVTNIIGSRRCIKNEMQECLNSVIRIGVACSVESPWDRMDMNDVVK from the exons ATGAGTGGTGACGGGCTGCAACGAGCAGCGACAGAAGTCTGTGCTGCATCTTCCTATGTGCAAGAAACCCTCATTGAACTCCACGGTGAAG CATCCAATTATTTAAGTGGAAGTATTCTAGATTCCCTTGGCCAACTGACAAGATTAACTTTTCTCGCCGTTCCTGGAAATAACTTGTCTGGTACTATCCCTCCCACTATATATAATCTTTCCTCACTCGGTGTTTTTGATATTAGAGATAATCAATTTCAAGGGCGTCTTCCACCAAATTTAGGCTTTAGTCTTCCTAATCTACGATTTCTTTCAGTTTGGGGAAACCAGTTTCATGGACCAATTCCAATCTCTCTGTCCAATTTGTCGAAACTCGAAATACTTACGATTGATGAAAATAGTTTTACTGGGACAGTGGGTATTCATTTTGGAGGACTATCAAAACTCACTGGGCTTTCATTGGCCACGAATCATTTGGGAAGTGGAGGAGCTGATGACCTGAATTTTGTTAAGACAATGACCAATTGCAGTGGCTTAGAACTATTGTTTCTTGGTTATAATCAATTTGGTGGTGTACTCCCCAACTCTATGGCAAACTTATCGACCCAATTGACACAACTCTCACtggaaatgaataaaatatatggGGACATCCCAGTGGGGATGGGGAACCTTGTAAGGTTACAATACTTGGGCCTATCTGGTAACTTATTAGAAGGAAGTATTCCGACTTCAATTGGGAGACTTCAAATGCTAGATTTACTCTATTTAGATGGCAACAGATTCACAGGGCCAAtcccttcttctcttggaaACTTGACAGTGTTGTATGAGCTCTATTTAAGAGATAATCGCTTGCAAGGAAAAATACCTTCAAGTCTTGGAAAATGCAAATCATTGCTACGCTTGGACCTTTCCAACAATAGTTTCAGTGGTATCATTCCTAGAGAGATATTTGATCTTTCTACATTGATAGAGCTATACCTGAGTACAAATTCTTTCTTTGGTTCCCTACCTTCGGAAGTGGGTCAACTGACCAATCTTGGAATTCTAGATCTTTCTAAAAACATGTTGTCTGGTGAAATTCCTAACACCCTTGGTGCTTGTATAATCCTAGAGCACCTTTCTATGGAGGGGAACTTATTTCAAGGATCTATACCATTGTCTCTGAATTCTCTAAGAGGTCTTCAAGATTTAGATCTTTCACACAACAATCTCTCTGGTTTTATCCCTAAATATTTGGATACTTTTAAGTTTTTACAAAACCTAAATTTGTCGTTTAATCATTTTGAGGGTGAGTTATCAGTAGATGGAGTCTTTGGAAATTCGAGTGAAGTTTCCGTCATTGGAAACAACATGCTTTGTGGAGGTATACCAGAACTTCATTTGCCAGCATGTCAAACTCAAAAGTCAAAAGAAGGTAGGCATCATGTTTTCAAGCTAATAGTCATCATATGTGGTTGTGGGGGCTCTCTATGTTTGATTATTGTGacaatttttttcattatctacccgataagaaaaaaaaagaaagaatccaCTTTGGTTTTGATAGAGGGTCATCATTCTAAGATCTCGTATGCCCAACTCCTTAAAGCTACCGATGGATTTTCTTCTGCAAATCTGATTGGAGTGGGGAGTTTTGGTTCTGTGTACAAAGGAGTTTTCAATCATGGGGAAACTATTGTTGCAGTAAAAGTCCTCACCATTAGACAAAGAGGTACTTCCAAGAGTTTCATTGCTGAATGTGAATCCCTTAGAAACATCCGGCATCGTAATATTGTAAGAATCTTAACATGTTGCTCAAGTATAGATTTTGAAGGCAACGATTTCAAGGCTTTAGTATATGAGTTCATGCCCGGTGGGAATTTAGAGAATTGGTTACATCCACATGCAAATGGCATACAAGATGAACAAAGGCATTTAAACCTTGTTCAAAGGTTGAATATTGCCATTGATATGGCAACAGAATTGGATTATCTTCACCACCATTGTCATATGCAGATTATTCATTGTGATTTAAAGCCAAGCAATATTCTTCTTGATGGTGATCTAACTGCATATTTGGGTGATTTTGGGATATCAAGAATTCTTTCAAAAACCACAAGTAGATCTCAAAATCACACGAGCTCAGTAGGAATAAAGGGATCTATTGGATACATTGCACCAG AGTATGGTGCGGGTGCTCATGTTTCATCACATGGTGATGTCTATAGCTATGGGATTCTATTATTAGACATATTCACAGGGATGCGGCCTACTCATGAAATGTTCAAAGATAACTTTAATCTTCATTGTTGGGCTGAGATGGCTTTGCATGATGGAGTGATGGCTGTCGTCGACTCATCACTTCTCCCTattgaagaagataaagaagagtCATCAACAATTGTAACCAACATCATTGGAAGTCGAAGATGCATCAAGAATGAAATGCAAGAGTGCCTTAATTCGGTAATTAGAATTGGAGTTGCCTGCTCAGTTGAATCACCATGGGATCGAATGGACATGAATGATGTGGTCAAATAG